A genome region from Engraulis encrasicolus isolate BLACKSEA-1 chromosome 6, IST_EnEncr_1.0, whole genome shotgun sequence includes the following:
- the LOC134450838 gene encoding regulator of G-protein signaling 13-like, translating to MPSLLHEPLTPLYTMERDDSKRNRNIGKTFMCRLQCMFSHSSSTPETRLTLEDTQQWAQSLERLLESKYGLATFRTYLRSEFSDENIEFWLTCEEYKKMKSSFRMSSRAKKIYEQFVKAESPKEINIDYQTREQIKRNVKNPTLNSFDEAQRIVYGLMERDSYPRFIRSDMYRTLLENLAADSTQHDS from the exons ATGCCAAGCCTACTCCACGAACCCCTGACACCACTGTATACTATGGAGAGGGACGATTCCAAGCGAAACAGGAACAT TGGAAAGACCTTCATGTGTCGGCTGCAGTGCATGTTCTCACACTCCTCATCGACCCCGGAGAC GAGGCTAACTTTAGAAGACACCCAACAATGGGCCCAGTCTCTAGAGCGACTTCTGGAATCGAAAT ACGGCCTGGCGACATTCCGCACCTACCTGAGGTCAGAGTTCAGCGATGAGAATATTGAGTTCTGGCTGACATGTGAAGAGTACAAGAAGATGAAATCCTCCTTCAGGATGTCCTCCAGGGCCAAGAAGATCTACGAGCAGTTTGTCAAGGCAGAGTCCCCGAAAGAG ATAAATATTGACTACCAGACGAGAGAGCAGATTAAGAGGAATGTGAAGAACCCGACGTTGAACAGCTTCGACGAGGCTCAGAGGATCGTGTACGGCCTGATGGAGAGAGACTCGTACCCGCGCTTCATACGCTCCGACATGTACCGCACCCTACTGGAAAACCTCGCAGCAGACTCCACGCAGCACGACAGCTAA